A single window of Pieris napi chromosome 8, ilPieNapi1.2, whole genome shotgun sequence DNA harbors:
- the LOC125051597 gene encoding D-aminoacyl-tRNA deacylase, translating into MKALIQRVLNANVTVNGELVSNIGQGLCIFIGISNTDTAKDMEFMARKLLSLKLFNDETDKRWKRNVVDADLELLCVSQFTLYNTWKGNKPDFHLAMPGDKSKEFYEQFLELLRNQYKPDKVKDGVFGAYMQVSIQNDGPVTLEIESPPISEKSKTKDKPKQAISEIESDER; encoded by the exons ATGAAAGCTCTTATTCAACGTGTACTAAATGCCAACGTTACAG TTAATGGGGAGCTAGTTAGTAATATTGGACAAGGATTATGCATCTTTATAGGTATCTCAAATACTGATACTGCTAAGGATATGGAGTTTAT GGCCCGTAAATtactttctttaaaattatttaatgatgAAACAGACAAGAGGTGGAAAAGAAATGTTGTGGATGCAGATTTAGAATTGTTATGTGTTAGCCAGTTTACCTTATATAATACATGGaag GGAAATAAGCCAGACTTCCACCTCGCTATGCCAGGAGATAAATCAAAGGAGTTTTATGAACAGTTTTTAGAATTGTTAAGAAATCAATATAAACCTGACAAGGTTAAAG ATGGCGTTTTCGGAGCGTATATGCAAGTATCGATTCAAAATGATGGACCTGTTACTTTAGAAATTGAATCCCCTCCCATAAGTGAAAAGTCAAAGACAAAGGACAAACCTAAACAAGCTATAAGTGAAATAGAAAGTGATGAAAGATAG